Proteins encoded together in one Triticum dicoccoides isolate Atlit2015 ecotype Zavitan chromosome 7B, WEW_v2.0, whole genome shotgun sequence window:
- the LOC119336911 gene encoding uncharacterized protein LOC119336911 isoform X2 — translation MNWCNFIVGFLHTSLSNKMYNKGCRLHLMLMYVDKLDISTVNLNPFGGLPPSHKFAAWAWTDAAIKVVLSADRKPDGTFGKLQLMGEQNVDYSLFGGPANFNKWMDGHTNDSCPSTFASGMTNILGNVVRGWTAMSAGDGDEVANQFRSFVCGGTSHPTGSRGRYDHNDSQEIPPSDEDLSIDDSDYDDDDQQDDTCNDGNNRMDDTEHDTSHEDSHGGAETSTGQG, via the exons ATGAACTGGTGCAATTTCATAGTTGGTTTCCTTCACACTTCACTATCCAATAAGATGTACAACAAAGGATGCCGACTGCATCTGATG CTCATGTATGTCGATAAACTTGACATCAGCACTGTCAACCTTAACCCGTTTGGCGGTCTGCCTCCATCACACAAGTTTGCTGCATGGGCTTGGACTGATGCTGCAATCAAGGTTGTTCTCTCTGCGGACAGGAAGCCCGATGGGACGTTTGGCAAGCTACAG CTTATGGGAGAACAGAACGTTGATTACAGCTTATTTGGGGGACCCGCCAACTTCAACAAATGGATGGATGGTCACACAAACGATTCATGCCCTTCAACT TTTGCGTCCGGTATGACCAACATTCTTGGGAACGTTGTACGGGGTTGGACTGCTATGTCGGCTGGCGACGGAGATGAAGTTGCAAACCAGTTCCGTTCTTTTGTTTGCGGTGGCACTTCTCATCCAACTGGATCTAGGGGCAGATACGACCACAACGATTCGCAAGAGATACCCCCCAGCGATGAAGATTTATCAATTGATGACAGTGACTATGACGATGATGACCAGCAAGATGACACATGTAACGATGGCAATAACAGAATGGACGACACTGAGCATGACACGTCGCATGAGGATAGTCATGGAGGTGCCGAAACATCCACTGGACAGGGATAG
- the LOC119336911 gene encoding uncharacterized protein LOC119336911 isoform X1: protein MNWCNFIVGFLHTSLSNKMYNKGCRLHLMLMYVDKLDISTVNLNPFGGLPPSHKFAAWAWTDAAIKVVLSADRKPDGTFGKLQLMGEQNVDYSLFGGPANFNKWMDGHTNDSCPSTARSNIENLVGQFASGMTNILGNVVRGWTAMSAGDGDEVANQFRSFVCGGTSHPTGSRGRYDHNDSQEIPPSDEDLSIDDSDYDDDDQQDDTCNDGNNRMDDTEHDTSHEDSHGGAETSTGQG, encoded by the exons ATGAACTGGTGCAATTTCATAGTTGGTTTCCTTCACACTTCACTATCCAATAAGATGTACAACAAAGGATGCCGACTGCATCTGATG CTCATGTATGTCGATAAACTTGACATCAGCACTGTCAACCTTAACCCGTTTGGCGGTCTGCCTCCATCACACAAGTTTGCTGCATGGGCTTGGACTGATGCTGCAATCAAGGTTGTTCTCTCTGCGGACAGGAAGCCCGATGGGACGTTTGGCAAGCTACAG CTTATGGGAGAACAGAACGTTGATTACAGCTTATTTGGGGGACCCGCCAACTTCAACAAATGGATGGATGGTCACACAAACGATTCATGCCCTTCAACT GCGCGAAGTAACATTGAGAATCTTGTTGGACAGTTTGCGTCCGGTATGACCAACATTCTTGGGAACGTTGTACGGGGTTGGACTGCTATGTCGGCTGGCGACGGAGATGAAGTTGCAAACCAGTTCCGTTCTTTTGTTTGCGGTGGCACTTCTCATCCAACTGGATCTAGGGGCAGATACGACCACAACGATTCGCAAGAGATACCCCCCAGCGATGAAGATTTATCAATTGATGACAGTGACTATGACGATGATGACCAGCAAGATGACACATGTAACGATGGCAATAACAGAATGGACGACACTGAGCATGACACGTCGCATGAGGATAGTCATGGAGGTGCCGAAACATCCACTGGACAGGGATAG
- the LOC119336912 gene encoding uncharacterized protein LOC119336912 isoform X2, with product MVRNVPDPDSDDFMPPRAQHAGGDNRNAKKKAARNRGSHERLTELYRDFDDAQKEAAKEMGMQSPMNIKCTNLNSPMCDWFARLYHPQKREFVIPGRGRILLDEESVFNTLGVPNGGMDVPYKVDTKVQVRLFPEMFLGLMALPANSAFANMIGAMQTSDDDFKRKLLMYLISNVFAPTTLLRPSSRCFPVPD from the exons ATGGTTCGGAATGTCCCTGACCCTGATAGCGATGATTTCATGCCGCCAAGAGCTCAACATGCGGGTGGCGATAATCGCAATGCAAAGAAG AAAGCCGCGCGCAACAGGGGATCACATGAACGTCTAACAGAACTGTATCGAGATTTTGATGATGCCCAGAAAGAAGCTGCAAAGGAAATGGGGATGCAGTCGCCGATGAACATTAAGTGCACCAACTTGAATAGCCCCATGTGCGACTGGTTTGCAAGGTTATACCATCCGCAGAAGAGAGAATTTGTCATACCAGGACGTGGTAGGAttctactagatgaagaatctgtCTTCAACACACTTGGTGTCCCCAATGGCGGCATGGATGTCCCTTACAAGGTGGATACGAAGGTGCAAGTACGTCTTTTCCCTGAAATGTTCCTTGGGCTTATGGCCCTCCCAGCGAACTCTGCTTTTGCAAATATGATTGGTGCGATGCAAACAAGCGACGATGACTTCAAGAGGAAGCTACTCATGTACCTGATCTCAAATGTCTTTGCTCCCACGACATTGTTACGCCCCAGCAGCAGATGCTTTCCTGTTCCG GACTAG
- the LOC119336912 gene encoding uncharacterized protein LOC119336912 isoform X1 has product MVRNVPDPDSDDFMPPRAQHAGGDNRNAKKQKAARNRGSHERLTELYRDFDDAQKEAAKEMGMQSPMNIKCTNLNSPMCDWFARLYHPQKREFVIPGRGRILLDEESVFNTLGVPNGGMDVPYKVDTKVQVRLFPEMFLGLMALPANSAFANMIGAMQTSDDDFKRKLLMYLISNVFAPTTLLRPSSRCFPVPD; this is encoded by the exons ATGGTTCGGAATGTCCCTGACCCTGATAGCGATGATTTCATGCCGCCAAGAGCTCAACATGCGGGTGGCGATAATCGCAATGCAAAGAAG CAGAAAGCCGCGCGCAACAGGGGATCACATGAACGTCTAACAGAACTGTATCGAGATTTTGATGATGCCCAGAAAGAAGCTGCAAAGGAAATGGGGATGCAGTCGCCGATGAACATTAAGTGCACCAACTTGAATAGCCCCATGTGCGACTGGTTTGCAAGGTTATACCATCCGCAGAAGAGAGAATTTGTCATACCAGGACGTGGTAGGAttctactagatgaagaatctgtCTTCAACACACTTGGTGTCCCCAATGGCGGCATGGATGTCCCTTACAAGGTGGATACGAAGGTGCAAGTACGTCTTTTCCCTGAAATGTTCCTTGGGCTTATGGCCCTCCCAGCGAACTCTGCTTTTGCAAATATGATTGGTGCGATGCAAACAAGCGACGATGACTTCAAGAGGAAGCTACTCATGTACCTGATCTCAAATGTCTTTGCTCCCACGACATTGTTACGCCCCAGCAGCAGATGCTTTCCTGTTCCG GACTAG